A DNA window from Buttiauxella agrestis contains the following coding sequences:
- a CDS encoding sugar phosphatase produces the protein MPEGRLVVKCKGFLFDLDGTLVDSLPAVERAWINWAKRFDISPQEVLGFIHGKQAITSLRHFMAGASEEEIQQEFLRLEKIESEDTDGIVALPGAVELLTHLNEAGIPWAIVTSGSLPVASARRAAGGLPAPEVLVTAERVARGKPEPDAYLLGAQLLELEPEECVVVEDAPAGVLSGLAAGCHVIAVNAPADTPRLAHVDYALHSLTELLVQKLPDGTVEVLRKH, from the coding sequence ATGCCTGAGGGGAGACTTGTCGTGAAGTGCAAAGGTTTCTTGTTTGATTTGGATGGGACTCTGGTTGATTCCCTGCCAGCAGTCGAACGTGCATGGATTAACTGGGCAAAGCGTTTCGATATTTCGCCGCAAGAAGTATTGGGCTTCATTCATGGCAAACAGGCGATTACTTCGCTGCGTCACTTTATGGCGGGTGCTTCTGAAGAAGAGATCCAGCAGGAATTCTTGCGTCTGGAAAAAATCGAGTCAGAAGATACCGACGGTATTGTCGCTTTGCCTGGCGCTGTTGAACTGTTGACTCACCTGAACGAAGCAGGCATTCCATGGGCAATCGTGACTTCAGGTTCGTTACCGGTCGCCTCTGCTCGCCGTGCTGCGGGTGGGCTACCGGCACCAGAAGTGTTGGTGACGGCTGAACGTGTAGCGCGTGGAAAACCTGAGCCAGATGCTTACCTGCTCGGTGCGCAATTACTTGAGCTTGAGCCTGAAGAGTGCGTGGTGGTGGAAGATGCCCCTGCGGGTGTGCTTTCAGGTCTTGCAGCGGGTTGTCACGTTATTGCGGTCAACGCCCCGGCAGATACGCCGCGCCTTGCACATGTCGATTATGCATTGCACTCGTTAACTGAGTTGCTGGTGCAGAAGTTGCCAGACGGTACAGTCGAAGTGCTTAGAAAACACTAA
- a CDS encoding SLC13 family permease: MNSELIWVLSLLAIAVVLFATGKVRMDAVALLVIIAFVLSGTLTLSEAFSGFSDPNVILIAALFIIGDGLVRTGVASKMGSWLVDVAGSSETKMLVLLMLTVAGLGAFMSSTGVVAIFIPVVLSVSMRMKTSPSRLMMPLSFAGLISGMMTLVATPPNLVVNSELLREGLQGFHFFSVTPIGLVILLLGIGYMLIARFALNGQKNDDGRQDWRRRTFRDLIKDYRLTGRARRLAIRPGSPMVGRRLDDLKLRERYGANVIGLERWRKFRRVIVNVTGVTEFRARDVLLIDMSASDMDLREFCSEQMLEPMVLRGEYFSDQALDVGMAEVSLIPESELIGQTLREIGFRTRYGLNVVGLRRNGEAMEGLLVDEALQLGDILLVVGDWKLISQLQLKGRDFLVLNLPVEEGEASPAHSQAPHAIFCLALMVALMLTDEIPNTIAAIIACLLMGKFRCIDMESAYKAVHWPSIILIVGMMPFALALQKTGGVNLIVDGLMRLGGGYGPHLMLICLFVMCAAIGLFISNTATAVLMAPIALAAAKSMGVSPYPFAMIVALAASAAFMTPVSSPVNTLVLGPGNYKFSDFVKMGVPFTVIVMVVSVVMVPMLFPF; this comes from the coding sequence TTGAACTCAGAATTGATTTGGGTCCTGTCACTGTTAGCGATTGCGGTAGTGTTATTCGCCACCGGCAAAGTGCGTATGGATGCGGTTGCTTTGCTTGTCATCATTGCGTTTGTCCTCAGCGGTACACTGACTCTTAGCGAAGCCTTTTCTGGTTTTAGCGACCCCAATGTTATTTTGATTGCAGCGCTTTTTATCATTGGCGATGGACTCGTTCGAACCGGCGTTGCCTCAAAAATGGGCTCCTGGCTGGTGGATGTCGCAGGCAGCAGTGAAACAAAAATGTTGGTTTTGCTGATGTTAACGGTGGCGGGCCTCGGCGCGTTCATGAGTTCAACGGGCGTGGTCGCCATATTTATTCCCGTGGTGCTCAGTGTGTCCATGCGCATGAAAACCTCACCATCACGCCTGATGATGCCGCTGAGTTTTGCCGGGTTGATTAGCGGCATGATGACGCTTGTCGCCACGCCACCAAACCTGGTGGTAAACAGTGAACTGCTGCGCGAAGGTTTACAGGGTTTCCACTTCTTTAGCGTGACGCCAATAGGTCTGGTCATTTTGCTGTTGGGTATCGGTTATATGCTGATTGCGCGGTTTGCGTTAAACGGGCAGAAAAATGATGACGGCAGACAAGACTGGCGACGCCGAACTTTCCGCGACCTGATCAAAGATTATCGGCTGACGGGGCGCGCGCGTCGCCTGGCGATTCGCCCTGGTTCGCCAATGGTTGGTCGCCGTCTTGATGATTTAAAACTGCGTGAGCGTTATGGTGCCAACGTTATTGGCCTTGAGCGTTGGCGTAAATTCAGACGGGTGATCGTGAATGTCACTGGAGTGACCGAGTTCCGCGCCCGCGATGTTTTGCTCATCGATATGTCGGCGTCAGATATGGATCTGCGTGAATTTTGTAGCGAACAGATGCTGGAGCCGATGGTGCTGCGCGGTGAATATTTTTCAGACCAGGCGCTGGATGTGGGGATGGCGGAAGTCTCGCTGATCCCTGAGTCTGAGTTAATCGGGCAAACGCTGCGCGAAATTGGCTTCCGTACCCGCTACGGCCTGAATGTCGTCGGGTTACGCCGTAATGGCGAAGCGATGGAAGGCTTGCTGGTGGATGAAGCCTTACAACTTGGCGATATCTTGCTGGTGGTTGGCGACTGGAAATTGATCAGCCAGTTGCAACTTAAAGGCCGCGATTTCCTGGTGCTTAATTTACCCGTGGAAGAGGGCGAAGCCTCGCCTGCGCATAGCCAGGCTCCGCACGCTATTTTCTGCCTGGCGTTGATGGTGGCGCTGATGCTGACCGATGAAATTCCCAATACCATTGCCGCTATTATTGCCTGTTTGCTGATGGGTAAATTCCGCTGTATCGATATGGAAAGTGCTTATAAAGCGGTGCATTGGCCAAGCATCATCTTGATTGTCGGCATGATGCCGTTTGCGCTTGCGCTGCAAAAAACGGGTGGGGTGAACTTGATTGTGGATGGGTTGATGCGTCTGGGGGGCGGCTACGGCCCGCACTTGATGCTGATCTGCCTGTTCGTGATGTGCGCTGCAATTGGGCTATTTATCTCAAATACCGCCACCGCCGTGTTAATGGCACCTATCGCGCTGGCGGCGGCAAAATCAATGGGTGTTTCGCCTTATCCCTTTGCGATGATTGTCGCACTTGCTGCCTCTGCTGCGTTTATGACTCCGGTATCTTCACCGGTTAATACGCTCGTTCTGGGGCCGGGAAATTATAAGTTCAGCGATTTTGTGAAGATGGGCGTGCCATTTACGGTGATTGTGATGGTAGTAAGCGTGGTGATGGTGCCGATGCTGTTCCCATTCTAA